In Cicer arietinum cultivar CDC Frontier isolate Library 1 chromosome 7, Cicar.CDCFrontier_v2.0, whole genome shotgun sequence, the genomic window atacaaatatatatttgtctgcttattaaaaaaatagtgcaAATGGGTGTAAGggaaagtaattttttttaagatagttgaaatataaatttcgAAAGTCACCCTTAATTAGCTGTCTGAATTGAATAATCAAACTTAATTAGACTTAAATCGTAGTCCAAAATTAGGAGTCGTCTAAGACAAAGTCTATCCTTATCTCTGTAATTCCTTTACTATAAAATCAACAATCACTCACATAACAGAAAAAACACAAACAagcaaaacaaaaactaaagcTAGATTATTAAGATGGatacaaaaaatgaaaatgaaaccACTCCTTCACGTTCACCCTTATTAAACACAAACACAGAAACCACAACACCAACACAAACACCACAACCAACAACAACAAGTACCACACAAAAAAGTGGTACAGATAGCATTGGAAGCCTCATAAAACTACTCCCAACAGGGACAGTTTTCTTGTTCCAATTCCTAAACCCCGTTGTTACAAACAGTGGTCACTGCAAAACCAGCAACAAGTACCTAAGTTCAATTCTTCTTGCAATATGCGGTTTCAATTGCATCTTTTCCACTTTCACAGATAGCTACACAGGTACTGATAACAAAAGACACTATGGACTTGTAACACCCAAAGGATTATGGCCTTCAGAGGCTTCGAATTCAATCGATTTATCGAAGTATAAGCTTAAAGTTAGTGACTTTGTTCATGCTGTTCTATCATGGCTTATTTTTGCAGTGTTGGGTCTTCTTGATACAAACACTGTGCTATGTTTTTACCCTTCTTTTATGAAAACTCAGAAAACTGTTCTTCAAGTGTTGCCTGTAGCTATTGGAGTTGTTGTTGGATGGGTGTTTTCGGTTTTTCCACAACAAAGACATGGAATTGGTTACCCTCCTAGTACTGATTCTACTGAAACAACCTCTACCATATCATCCAATGGAACTTCCCAAATTCCAACCAATAATGTTTAAGAGAATCATCTTTCCATTTTCTCTCTATCATggcaaaatttattatattaagaaagaaaatattttttcttaatataatgCTCTGTAGttagaatttattttgtgtGACGGtggttttttattgttttaaatttatttatgaacttTGTGTTGGTGTGAAAATTCTTGTGTAATGCAACATAAATTTGTGCCACTGTAAAGTCGTATTTGTGTGAATAATTCTTGATTGAGTTTATTGGTG contains:
- the LOC101512577 gene encoding protein DMP2-like, whose amino-acid sequence is MDTKNENETTPSRSPLLNTNTETTTPTQTPQPTTTSTTQKSGTDSIGSLIKLLPTGTVFLFQFLNPVVTNSGHCKTSNKYLSSILLAICGFNCIFSTFTDSYTGTDNKRHYGLVTPKGLWPSEASNSIDLSKYKLKVSDFVHAVLSWLIFAVLGLLDTNTVLCFYPSFMKTQKTVLQVLPVAIGVVVGWVFSVFPQQRHGIGYPPSTDSTETTSTISSNGTSQIPTNNV